The Etheostoma spectabile isolate EspeVRDwgs_2016 chromosome 4, UIUC_Espe_1.0, whole genome shotgun sequence sequence TTTATTGAAAACTGAGCTTACAGCATAATTTTCAGCTGCCATTTTGTTAATACATTTTGACTTTGACGACTTATAGTGGTAGTAATTTCAAACCTGTTGCTAGGCAAGAACATCCCTATTAAACTATTTTGCAATTCACTGGATTACATTCAATGCTTCTCAACAATGTCAACATGTCAATTATGGTTTAGGTTATGGAAAGATGGTGGTTACGGCAAATAAACTATGGTTACTGTATTGATATGCACATGAGCTGACTATTGCAGCCTATAAACCACGTTTACAAGACAACAgagttaaaatatttaattttgtatgtGTATAACATTTCCATCAAGTGGTTAATGTAATAACGTTTCACATGCtatagatttcttttttaatacttcattaagaagaaagaaattagTTGTTGTATGTTTCAAATCAAATGTGACTGACACTTTTAGGATGATAATATTTGTAGTATGTAATGGGGGTTGAGGCTGAGGTACACTTGAAACAAAGAACTTAACAAATGTTGTTaccaatgtaaaaaataaaatagtgtgTATCAGAACTggttaatgtactgtatatgctgaTTTTGCAGCAAGACTTATTGCTACATCCTTGACTGTGGTAGGTTTCTGCACTGTAAAGGGCGGATGAAGGAAACTGCATCCCTTTTAACATCCGTTGCTAAGGTGTGGTGAGCAATAAAGAATCGTTCAAATGAATAAGAGCCATGTAGCTACTTCTGTGGTGTCACCCTACTGACTCATCTCCAGGTTCACTGTCCAGAAAGGACTTAGGACTTGGAAAAGTCTGGCCTGgttatttggaaaaaaaaggttattcaTGAAGCTTGCTGACGATTCAGCCACTTTGAATGGGACAAGTGGTGAGGAGGCTGGGACCTATTAAAAGCTGCAGGCCTGGTAAGATCCGGGTGGGCTGTCAGGTCCAAGATAGAGATCATCATGTGAAAAATGATGGCCTTCCTGCATGGCTGTGGTGTCTTGTTGGGGCTGCAGTGCACATCCGGAGTGAACTGAGATAATAACACTTGGTACATGTGACCTAGTGACATGTTAAGGGTGGAGGATGATTAAcggctgtgtttgtgtaattaCTTTAATGGAGCACTGCAGTGTTTCACATGTTTGTTGGAAGGATATTTATGTGgaatatttatgtatgttgGTAAAGAGAGATAAGTAAGAAACAACATTGTGGAGTGTACATgagttaaataacattcataataaagcagaaaaaatgcactaaaaaacttaaaactacaGATTACTTACTGATACCCCAAATAGTTTTGTTGAGAAAAGTGCACTGTTTTATCCCATATTTAGTGCCCCAAAACTTAGATTCCCACGCTAGTGCAATAATACAATTGACTGAATTTTAAATTCTGTAAATACATTAAGTAAACAGCCTTCACTTTCTTCACACCTTTACTTGGATTCATGAATGCAAACAACAACTTCCAAGATCCATCCTTTCCTTTACTTCTTTCTCTTTGCATGTTGGATTCCACTGTGTAGGCCGGGCCATAGCTTCTCCCATTAAAGATTTTGCTGCACTGACGTcatctttttttcctgcactgCAGTGTTTCATATGATGTGTGTTACGACCAGCAGCTCAATGCATGAAGGTATCCCgcaacaaatcatttttaattgagCAGAGAGTGGGacatgtattcttttttttagccaACTCCGCTGCAGTGATCCTGAGATCACACCACTTCCTGAACGCATCACTGCACCACCTAAATGCCTGCTGAGACCATGTGAAACGTTTATGACGTGCCATATTTAACTAAGTGGTTTGCTGCAGTCCAAACAAGGCATATTTTGTTGTAAGAATATTGCACTttatcttttttcctttttgagtgttatgtgttggtgtttttgtctAAATGTTCTTTCCCTATCTAATCCGATGCAAATTTAATCTAATCTGTGATTTAAATGTGTGATATATTCTGCCCATCCATTCAACCTCATCCAGGGTcaggttgcgggggcagcagctctaGCAGGGGACTTTCCCTTTCAATAGATTTACCGCTAACAGGCCTGTGTGTGCCCAgtttactattttatttatgcTTTTTCTTTAACGTAAAGTTGTTGTAGTAGATTAGTCCTTATGAGTGTTTAGCCTGCATTAATTCGGTCTTCATGTCCAGAGTAAGGTTTCACTACCCAGTTTATCATTTGGGATATGGGAAAAACTCTCTGgcttgttttgcattttttcaaaccaatcacattgtCTTTCATGCAGCAACGGTGCCCTTTCATAATAGGTATCCGAAGCAGAGTAAAATGCCTTAAAGCTTTATCCCAGCACTGTACATCCGGTAAGTTGCCATGATTTACAAATCCAGCAGATAGGGATCAACATTTGCATTCTTTTGGATGGCATTTTCTGAATGTAAGTTCAATATTGCATTTTCCTTTAGCTCagttttggtctctaccaactcatTTGCTGGCTCTTCTATCTGTGATGGTATTAACAGTTGGTTTATTGGTgcttttttgttgaaaacagtTGCCTGCTGCATCTAAAAGCAACGCTTATGAGAGGGCTGAGAGCAAAATCATGAAAATCACAtgcaaatgaaaagtaaaacacCTGATGGTGACAAAATTCCACTTTATTCATTTCAGGGTAGCAAACACATTAACACTCTGTAATATAAGTGATTTAAATGACATTGTAAAGAAAGTGAACTGAATTGTGTTAACATTGATTTTTCCAATTGGTTTAAGTAGGCCACAAATAACAGCACACGTTATGGTTTCTATAAGCTAAAAGTGCCAATTAATACAAAATACCATCGGTCAAAATAAATATCACTTTCCCCTACAAACGTTTCAACAGTCTTATGACACTGCTTTATTCCACACTTGACTCCGTTCTTTTTCTACATGTACAGAGGGCTGGCTCACTTCACTTGGTTCACTTAATTGTTCTGGTTAAATACATTGACTGGGAGTTAGAGTGTTAACAGTAAATTATTATATGTATGAAGTCAATACTGTAGGGGTTGCTGTTGATGTTGATTGTGTGTTAGCTGGTGATGATATTCACACAATCCTCCCCTGAAGCAGTGGACGACTTTCTCCAGGTGACTGTCTGCTCAACAAATTCCACAACATCAAAGGCACAGATGTTACCACCGAGCTGCCTCCATTACTGTCACCATGGTCTTCTCTTAGTGGCTGATACTGCTTGAACCGCCTGTTTAAAAACATGAGACAGGTGAGGAAAGGTCACTAATCAAAAAGTTTAATGTATAAGTTTATATGGCATGAAATTAAGGTCAACAtgtcaaccaaaaaaaaatcataaacatttaacaagaaataaaaactgttggtatatactgtgtgtgtgtgtgtgtgtggtttgagcTATAATCACTTTAGTGATTTCGAAATTAACTCACCTGTACATCAAACCAATACAACAGACAACACAAGCGAGAACCATAACCCCCAGGACTGTGGCTGCAGTTCCAGCTGGGGAACCACTGGAGGCTGAAATTGAAGCATGTCACACAAATGAGAGAATAATCTATAGATTGAGTATGTTAGTGGTTATTAATTAAGTTTTCTTCCACCCACCTAATGTTACACTGACTCTAGCACTTGCCACAGCAAGACTGACATCATTGGTCAAGGAGACATTGATGCAAAATACTCCAGAGTCATTGAAGAACTGACGAAGGACCATTTGACAGTCTGGAGAAGGTGTAGCTGCATTACAGACTGTTTCCACTGGTGTGATACAGTCAGCATCTGAAATGACTGTGCAGACCTCACTTGGCAGACTGAAGGAAGGATAGTGAAGATACAAAGACATTTACAAAATCATCTTTACAATCATAAGTGGATAAACAAtcttataaacatgttttttttgtgctaaaTATAATCTATTACAATTTACATAGGCTTGGTTTACGCTCACTAGAAGATTATTGTTATAAAGACCATTAGCCCAAATCAATACACTCATGTTTGGCTGAACAGCGGCAGGTGAACctcttgtctgtgtctgtgtgctctCTATATTGAGTTGATGATTTGACTGCCTACCTTCCCTGACAGGTAATGGTGACATCCACAGCATTCTGATTCAACTCAGTTGCCATTGCTACAACGTTGGACATCTGTACAATCTGTACACTCTCAATACCCTCTGCAGAGTTGAAAAGGGCAAAAAGAGAGATTTTAACACTAATAAATCATACTGTTTCTATTTAAGAAAAATATCATTCAAAAACTGTATTGACTTACGGACAACATCTAGAGAGGTGGCGAGGGAGCCATAACGGTAGACCATACAGTCAGCTGTCAGCTCTGGTGCTTGTCTTTTAGCCACAACGAGGGCAACCTGGGCTGGATCTGTTTCGACCTCTGCTTGAACTTCACCTTCAGCTGCAACGgcctcttcctctcctgctgGTTGCTCTGGAAAAATCAAAGAATCTTTTGTCATAATACTTTTGTCACAAGAgccatctttttattttgtgcatATTTCTTTTAGTTTACAGAAAACTCTCACCTGCAGGAGCTGTAGTTGCTGCAACTTCATTCTCAGTTGCCTGTACTTCGGCCTCGGTATCACCCGCTGGTGCTGCCTCTTCTATAGCTGTGGTCTCAGTAGCAGCAGGAGCGACAATGTTGTCAGCAGGGGCTTCTGTTCCACCTTGAACAACTTCAGCAGCAGCCtcaacaacagcagcatcaaCAGCAACAGCATCGGCATCAGCATCAGTAGCAGTAGCAGCGGCATCAGCAACAGCAGTAGCAGTGGCAGCGACATCAGCAGCGGGGACATCAGCAGCAGGGACATCAGCAGCAGGGACATCAGCAGCAGCATCGGCAGCAGCAGTATCAGCAGCAGTGACAACATCAGCAGCCACATTCCCTTCTTGCTCTACAGCTACTTCTGCTGCAGGAGCAACAGTGACAGCACCAGCAACCTCAACTACAGCTTCTTCTCCCTCTGCAACAGGTGCAACTGAAGCAGCAGCATCAATCACAGGCGCATTCTCTTCAGTTGTATCTGTAACCACTGCGGTTTCATCAGCAACTGTTGTATCAACATCTGCCGGCTCTTCAGCTGCAGGTACGATAGGGGCAACGGTGGCCACCTCACCTGCAGCTGGATTTGCGTCCTCAGCAGCAACATCTGCTTCTGCAGCAGGGGCAGCAGTGTCTGCAGGATCTTGTTCCTCTGGAACAACAGCTGCGTTGACTCCTGCAGGCGCTACTGAGGCGACCTCTACTGCCTCTGCGTCAACAACTGCTTCTCCATTTTCTGCATCAGCTGGCTGCATAGAAGCAGCGAGTGGAGTGGTGTCAGAAGCAGGAACGTCCAAAGCAATTGCATCTCCTGCCTCGGCTGGTGCTGCTGGTTCAGCTGCAAGGGTGGAGGCTATCACGACCACTGAAGCAGCAGAGGCATCAATAGGAGCAACTGAAAGAAAAGTTTATAACAACTGAGCAAAACTAAGTTCAGACGTCTTATAGGAAAGCATGTATGTCTAAACAATTAAAGGGAATAATAAGTTTAAAATCTCACCAGCAGTGGGGTTCCCGCAGCCATTGGAGATGCTTGCCATCAGGACCACCTGAGGTTTGAATGTTCCAACAGcgaggtatgtgtgtgtgacggtgGTTTCCCTGGAGATCAGAGTACCAGTGCTGTCACCAAAGTCCCAGCTGAAGCTGAGGTCGGCGTTGTTGAGATACTGGCTTGGATCATGGAGCTTGACGTTGAAAGCAATGGCTCGGTTCTGGATGAAGTTCTGGTCAGCTTGGTTTACATCGTTGACTTGTGCAAGTGACATAGTGAAGGGAATCTGGTCTGATAACGGAGTAAAGGATGAAGAGCTGTTAGGATAAGGCttgtcaaagaaaaaacaatattgtagAATAATGTTCCTCAAGTTAGGTTAGATAAGTAACCTGTGATGGCGAAGACAGTGGAGGCGTAGCCAAGAGGGATAAATGTGTCTTTGCCACGGCTGTGATAGATGACAACCTCCATGTTGTAGGAGCCGAGGGGGATGTTGTCTGTTCCGATAGTAAGGGAGGAGGACGGTCCGTCGGCCACCTGCCAGTAGCGCCCTTGAGTAgagcaacattttatttatttagagtgGCCTGGTAATCACAGCAAAATGAATTGAAGTCACACATTTTGGAGACACTCCAGGTGTCACTTTAATTAAATAGTACATGAGATGCAATTGTAATGGTAATCAAGTAATAAAATGGTCTTTAATTTtttgtgtaaaagaaaaacagcaaaagaataaataaaaaaataaaaaaaatctgaattgtgCTAAAGAACAGACTTTtggttgttgattttaaaaaacaaaactgggaAGAATGTCTCCAAAGTTTGTGAAATGTAACACACAATGGCTTCTTCTTAGATGGTTGTGTGCTTTGCGATTGATTGACTGAATTGTGTTGGACTTATTGACTTGTTTACCAAAACAGTAAGCCTGatgataaaaaattaaaaatggcaAACTGAGACTACTGTTGTACGACTTGCAGATAATACAGAATAAGTTAATAAGATAATTTTATTTAGAACAGCACAATTAAAACATTAGCATTTTTGCTacagtgtgtatttttgtgaaaCAGGTGATTACAAATATAATTGTCAGAGATTAGCATAGATGAGATGTAAGATAAGACTAAAAAAGCTTTGGTTTTGATATGGCCTGGGGCAAATTCCAGGAGGAGAAACCTAGGAGGAGAAACCTACCCATGTTCTTTCACAGCCCCCTTTAtggtctgtttttgtctctttggtGATTTTacataataatgtaatgtagtcAAAGCTGCATTTGGAAGATTTTGGTGTCCAACTGAAGCATTAATTACAGCTAAGGAGCAGCCTAAGTATTTACTGTAACAGactaaatattattaaaatgtaatatttttaccCCATGtcttccacacaaacacatagtgGGGTTTCTTATTCTGGCTCCTGGAGAACCGTGTACCATCAGGGAAAACACCGGTCGACTGGGTGTCCCTGTCAGGATACACAGCCTGACCCTCCTGGTActgttgtcctgaaaaaagaCAACGGCCATAGATTATAAATCAATAGCAATAACAGATGTGATGATTTTAACTATAACACCACATGTCAATATGAGGCAACACAGGTACAAATAAAGATAAGAGTACCTTTGTCCTAGGATAATAAAACCAGCACAATTATGATAGTCAATGGTTAAACTGGTAAATCACAGaataaattgttctttttttataatgatttaaacattatttaattaaatactaTTATAGAattgttttaaacaattttaTATGAAAAGTCTAAAAGCAATTAAAtgtctttagaaaaaaacacgTCAAACACTTTTCATGACATAAAGATCATTTTGTAGTTGAATCAGTTGCTTTACTGGAAAGCTTTTCTTACCATTGATGGAACAGTTTTGCGCCCAGACCACCTGCCCATCAGGCAGTGCTGTCTGGTTTGGTGGGAAGTTAAGATTAATATTGAAGGTTGTTCTTGCTCCAGTCAGTGTGGGTGCATCATTTTTCAGATCAAAAGTTACTTCACCAcctagggggaaaaaaaggttactCATGATTTAACATCTTTAGATTGACTGGCAGACAGAACtttgtaaaaattctgttttgaGAAACAGAGGAATGAGTCCTCACCAAACCAACAGTTCCTGAATCTCTGGTCTCCATCTTTCCACACCGGATACATCCGTGAGTTCCATGAGCGATAACGTGTGAACTGACTTCTAGGCCCTGAAAGAAACATCACAAACTCTTTCAGGAAAAGAAGCTACATCTTGCAACTCATGCTATTATAACacacattgattaaaaaaaatcctcagctgcaaaaatgtatttcagttttctttgtgtggatcatatatttatattttgtttggcAGATACTATTAACTACTAATTTCAGGAGAATTTGAGTTGTGTTAAAAGAGGCACAACTCCTTTGTTATCTTGGACTTTTTATATTTGCTTCACCCTTTGTATTGCACCTGTTATACTCAAGCAGGTTTTTAACTACATACAGATGCTTGTGCAAACGAGAGTAGGTTCATATTTTTGGTGTTGAGGGGTAAGAAGTGTGTGGGTTCTTAACGGTGGGAGTCACACGACCTGCTGCAATCCCCCTCAATCCCTTTCATGTGACTATCAGCTGAGCAGCAGCATCGGTAATCCCTGTGAGAGGAATGAGGGATCCCAGTCAACTGGCTcactggtttttttttctcaacttgtaatgtgtgtgtgtgtgtgtgtgtgtgtgtgtgtgtctgtctgtctgtctgtctgtctgtttgtgtgcgtgcatgtgtgtgtgtatttgcatgaaATACCCTCACAATAAGAAAAGAACATTAtgaattacagtacagtatttttAATCACCCACCATAGTACATATTTGAGCCTATAATCATGAATGCAAATTGgcataaaaaaacagcataaagTTGGCATGTAAAAGTTTGTCTATCTTCCCTCTCTTTAACAGAGTGTGGCGTGTGTGAGCATGAAATAAGTGTGAAAAGACAGAGCAATCTATTTGCTGTTCAATTTGTAGTCTGAACAAAAAAATGCTAACATGTTACCATGTAATTGAGGGGAAAGCAGAAATGTGATAATTAACATTagtcacagaaaaagaaaataattaggtGTACTTTCCctgttgttaaactgtgttgGTATAAACGTCTTACATCACAAGCCGCAAAAACCTATCTTAACaaatcattttgtttatttattgaacaaattagaATAATTGTGCTAATAGGGTAATTTTACTTTATCCCCAGGCAGGGTCACTTGCTTTAGATATTGTCAAATTTGATAAAAAAGTTCAATGAAGTTGAactgagaaaaacaacatttttgaaacaaGTTGTTTTCTGATGAGGAAGAAAGTACTCACGTGTTGCAGTGGCAAATGTAAAAGCCAAAACCAGTAGCACCAGCTCCAGAGTCCTCATCCTGTATTAAGTCGTGTGTCTCTTCTCTCTGAACCCTGATCCTTATCTTGCAGTCCTGAACCCCAACACGACAGAGAGACTTAAGAAATGTCCTCTCACTCTCTTTAAGAGGGTTTCGGACCTGAATTACCATAAAGTTTCTTCTCACCTCTGACATCATTGATAGACTCAAACTGGCACCACCCCCTTTGGTaagaaaatatgatgttttgttAGCTATTGCTGTGTTTCACAAGCATTGTCGTGTTTACTCACAgttttttacattgttataAGTCCTTATTAAATTGTATATTCTCTTCTGAGCTAACACTGTTTTTActtcatgtgtgcatgtgtttttttcttgggAACCACATTTAAGCCAGATTTTAATTGTACTTCATATCATCAATGCAAGACACAATAAATCTCAGGAACTTGTacaattaatgaaaaaaaggcTCCCAAAGATGGATATAGTGCatgtaaataattcaaatgaataaaaagtaaCAGACATCCCTCAAGCAGGACAACATTTTCCCCGTGCTTTTGAAAATCAATGGTGTTTCTGCCAGTGTAAAGAAAATTACCGTTGGTTTGGAAAGATTGTGGTGAGAACTTTTGGCAAAAACTCAAGTCCCGTTTTAGACGTTGACCTTGAGCAGCATGCACTGGGCATAAGGGGGGTATGGTGGCAAAATtagctccttttttttctcagtcatTTCCTTTGGGGGGCCAAACCCCGGCTGCTGCAGCTCTAAAATCTGTGCTTGGAGAAAACAAGAAACCCGGCCGAGTTTTCGAGAATCATCCCAAAAAACCCTTGACGAggacaaaaaatgcatttaagaaATGAGCCCatgattctgaaaaaaaattaaaaaacccaaaaaaacattttcattcaaaacgtcaaattctttaaaataaaagactgTATCAAACCCCCCACTTTTTTCTCgcttattatattaaaaaaatgagtaaTTGGCCCCAATGGCCCTTCAAGGCAAATGACATCAATTAATCCTGGAAGAAGATATAATTGTTacatcacaattaattattcaTGTTAGTCTGATTGCATGGGTTTATGTTCTATGAAGCTGGAAATAGGAAAAGCAACATTTAAAttcataatgtaaaaaaacagtacCCAACTTTCAACTACTCAATTAATACTATAATACAACAGGATGGTTGGTGTCAACTTTTATGTTTGCCATTAAATGGATATTATACTTCAATAAAGTAGCATAGTAggaaagaattttttttaattatttttttttacaagaggcTGGCTTGTGCATTGTTGGTCAGGAAGTTCACTCTATACATACCAgtagattttaaaatgttaattataaaaataactcagaaaatgtgtatattttatatataaagtataatatatatatatatatatatatatatatatatatataaatatatttacatatgcaTTTCTTGtattatataacaatataaagttaataaaaaggTGAGACTTTATTGTCATGTCTCGTCAAGTTTGTTAAGTTTAGTCACTTATGTTTAGCCTCTTTGTGCACTTCCTGTCTTATTTTGTAATCCCCTCTTCCCTTTCGTTGCAGACTGACTTCCTCCCTTTGCGTGATTTTCTTGCCATTGAGATTGTCTACCCCGCCCCTGATTGGTTTCACCTGTTTCCCCCTACCTCGTGTATAAATTATAGACgtatcaaaataataaaacaaataaaggtaTAAATAGTCCgtgtctccctctgtcttgtGCCAGTTTGTCTTGTTCAGTCTGAGTCACAGTCTTGTCCAACATTCCAGTCATGTCTTGATGAGATTATGATGTAATATtcttttgttgtaattttgttATCCTCCAAGTGAGCCTTTTTCTTTGGTTTTGAAATTGATTCTCTTTGTGagagttgtgttgttttgtttgaactCTATCCAGTAAACTACTTTTGTTATATCTACTATTGTTTGTGAGTCAAGCATTTGAGTCCACCAGTCTCGTGTCTGAGgttgtgacttttttgttttttgaagtggATGGGTTCATAATAGCTTTCATCAtttaatcactttttatttctttttaatatttttttgttttcctgtgaaGTTGTAATTTTGTAATTATAAGTGTGCACCAATCGTAATAATCTCATTAAATTAAGTAGAGAATAGATCATTATGTAATGATATTTTACTGAGAAAAGGGCCATATAACAAAGAGAGTCATTATGAGCCCTTGTGGTTTTCCCACTGATGTTGTCTCATGCCTGAGAGTCTACTCATGCTGCGCTACATGTGACCCCTCATGTGGTAACAGCAGAGTTCAGGAGGAAATAAAGCCTTCCCACAGAGCACCTGACTTAACATACCACAAATAGTCAACTGTTAGCTTCTTTTCTCATTAGTCTCCATTGTATGATATTGTATCTTaattagcagcctgaaaaatagtTAAAATATAGCTTTAACCGGACATTTTCAAagtctttaattttaaaatcctacatcagaatgctttgataTCAACCAAGTGACagtctgaagtgaaatgagtCTGGCTAATCTGGATATTTCGTTTTAgagcagcctgaaaaatagtTAAAATATAGCTTATATcggcctgaaaaagatttaaaatataggtagatagatagatattaatTGATcgcaaaaaaatgggaaatgatggtgttacagcagcaaacatacatcagtcacacagcacagaatataaatataaatgacatactaggatacaatatacatacatacaatatacatgaaataataggaataataataggaataaaaatataagaacaaatatttgaatatatatgcaggatgagaaaacaaaatgtgcaactgcttaaatggtatgctaaaatgtaaataaaccaattgtgcaggttgcacttagtgcagtattgagGAGTCCCAGGGTCTtatagcacccagtgatgacacattaaaagttgtattacctgtggtaggaatgatttcctgtagctgTCCGTGCGACATCGAAGCTGttggagcctcttagagaagctgctcctctgttggaccagtgtggggtggagagggtggttgGGGTTATCTGGCTTTAATTGGACACTTCCATCAAAACCTTTAGTAACAGTGTGCCTGAGGTTCAGGGAATTTCTGGACTTATCAGATAATGTAGATATTTCAGACAGTGGAAGTCAAGCAGTAAAGATTCTGAGAGCTTGCTTTTCAGGAATGTTCCTGCTTGTAT is a genomic window containing:
- the LOC116687217 gene encoding melanocyte protein PMEL-like isoform X2; translation: MRTLELVLLVLAFTFATATRPRSQFTRYRSWNSRMYPVWKDGDQRFRNCWFGGEVTFDLKNDAPTLTGARTTFNINLNFPPNQTALPDGQVVWAQNCSINGQQYQEGQAVYPDRDTQSTGVFPDGTRFSRSQNKKPHYVFVWKTWGRYWQVADGPSSSLTIGTDNIPLGSYNMEVVIYHSRGKDTFIPLGYASTVFAITDQIPFTMSLAQVNDVNQADQNFIQNRAIAFNVKLHDPSQYLNNADLSFSWDFGDSTGTLISRETTVTHTYLAVGTFKPQVVLMASISNGCGNPTAVAPIDASAASVVVIASTLAAEPAAPAEAGDAIALDVPASDTTPLAASMQPADAENGEAVVDAEAVEVASVAPAGVNAAVVPEEQDPAEDANPAAGEVATVAPIVPAAEEPADVDTTVADETAVVTDTTEENAPVIDAAASVAPVAEGEEAVVEVAGAVTVAPAAEVAVEQEAPAATETTAIEEAAPAGDTEAEVQATENEVAATTAPAEQPAGEEEAVAAEGEVQAEVETDPAQVALVVAKRQAPELTADCMVYRYGSLATSLDVVQGIESVQIVQMSNVVAMATELNQNAVDVTITCQGSLPSEVCTVISDADCITPVETVCNAATPSPDCQMVLRQFFNDSGVFCINVSLTNDVSLAVASARVSVTLASSGSPAGTAATVLGVMVLACVVCCIGLMYRRFKQYQPLREDHGDSNGGSSVVTSVPLMLWNLLSRQSPGESRPLLQGRIV
- the LOC116687217 gene encoding melanocyte protein PMEL-like isoform X1, with the protein product MRTLELVLLVLAFTFATATRPRSQFTRYRSWNSRMYPVWKDGDQRFRNCWFGGEVTFDLKNDAPTLTGARTTFNINLNFPPNQTALPDGQVVWAQNCSINGQQYQEGQAVYPDRDTQSTGVFPDGTRFSRSQNKKPHYVFVWKTWGRYWQVADGPSSSLTIGTDNIPLGSYNMEVVIYHSRGKDTFIPLGYASTVFAITDQIPFTMSLAQVNDVNQADQNFIQNRAIAFNVKLHDPSQYLNNADLSFSWDFGDSTGTLISRETTVTHTYLAVGTFKPQVVLMASISNGCGNPTAVAPIDASAASVVVIASTLAAEPAAPAEAGDAIALDVPASDTTPLAASMQPADAENGEAVVDAEAVEVASVAPAGVNAAVVPEEQDPADTAAPAAEADVAAEDANPAAGEVATVAPIVPAAEEPADVDTTVADETAVVTDTTEENAPVIDAAASVAPVAEGEEAVVEVAGAVTVAPAAEVAVEQEAPAATETTAIEEAAPAGDTEAEVQATENEVAATTAPAEQPAGEEEAVAAEGEVQAEVETDPAQVALVVAKRQAPELTADCMVYRYGSLATSLDVVQGIESVQIVQMSNVVAMATELNQNAVDVTITCQGSLPSEVCTVISDADCITPVETVCNAATPSPDCQMVLRQFFNDSGVFCINVSLTNDVSLAVASARVSVTLASSGSPAGTAATVLGVMVLACVVCCIGLMYRRFKQYQPLREDHGDSNGGSSVVTSVPLMLWNLLSRQSPGESRPLLQGRIV